One window of Quercus robur chromosome 5, dhQueRobu3.1, whole genome shotgun sequence genomic DNA carries:
- the LOC126725516 gene encoding regulator of telomere elongation helicase 1 homolog isoform X2, which translates to MPTYKIRGIDVDFPFEAYDSQLVYMEKVIQSLQQKCNALLESPTGTGKTLCLLCATLAWRKSLGGFSTGMGVRSSQSEGSISDVSPSQGARSKLPTIVYASRTHSQIRQVIQELKRTCYRPKMVVLGSREQLCIHDKVSLLRGKTQTNACRMLCRKRGKRTCAHHSQVADYMKKNPHLGDEPIDIEDLVNVGRRFGPCPYYVSRELHKVADILFAPYNYLIDRNLRKILGVDWNNSILIFDEAHNLESLCADAASFDLPSWLLTACISEAKNCIDLSIARREESNDKSQNPDNFAILKALLLKLEKRIAEVPIQSKEMGFTRPGPYIYELLADLNVTHETTSMLTNIIDDAAVLLEEENHNNAKGTVCRLESINEILHIIFRDKGNAHAKFYRVHVQEVEASAADGLKGKASRTLSWWCFNPGIALEEFHKLDVGSIILTSGTLSPMDSFAQELKLEFPVRLENPHVITPSQIWAGVVSAGPSSCSFNSSYRNRDSVEYKQELGNAIVNFARIVPDGLLVFFSSYYIMDQCIGCWKNMSHANSTTIWERICKHKKPVIEPRQSSMFSLSIEDYMAKLKDTSASGAIFFAVCRGKVSEGLDFADQAGRAVVITGMPFATMNDPKVRLKREYLDQEGQSQSKVCKVLTGEDWYNQQASRAVNQAVGRVIRHRHDYGAIIFCDERFAHPYRQSQISLWIQPHIKCYSKFGDVVFTLTRFFRDAGARGSTHLRLIQTENRGETKETQPEQPPEIFFTLATQMSQDSSVKALSPICDTKRGNSSTSSQLGEVLPANRSSLSPFKSQSLILKRPSDLISNEKKILMPGRKNMQHHEITDMTGYSILNEKPSKEKIIEPCSARKRKLLNIENAVMQQIEVSHDQSFGAKKFETTGPLGINSVNLENLQNSDGISTQNTQVGSSVLHKDQGTSQEKQAQFFRQKNKGIQSNPLPSGNEESRGSAFLIQVKEKLSAEEYKKFVEFMKALKSKVMKINQVLQSIVRLFSGPERLHLLERFKDYLPAKYHSLYEQHLVTNNDKL; encoded by the exons ATGCCGACGTACAAAATCAGAGGCATCGATGTGGATTTTCCATTCGAGGCCTACGATTCTCAGCTTGTTTACATGGAAAAAGTCATTCAGTCTCTCCAACAA AAATGCAATGCACTGTTGGAGAGCCCTACAGGAACTGGGAAAACATTGTGTCTTCTCTGCGCCACACTTGCTTGGAGGAAGAGTTTGGGGGGTTTCTCAACTGGTATGGGAGTAAGGAGCAGTCAGAGTGAAGGTAGCATATCAGATGTTTCTCCGTCACAGGGTGCTCGCTCAAAACTTCCCACCATAGTTTATGCTTCACGCACTCACAGCCAGATCCGGCAAGTTATTCAAGAATTAAAGAGAACCTGTTACAG GCCCAAAATGGTAGTATTAGGATCTCGTGAACAATTGTGCATTCATGATAAAGTGAGTTTGCTTCGtggaaaaacacaaacaaatgcCTGCCGTATGCTGTGTAGAAAGCGTGGAAAGCGTACTTGTGCCCATCATTCTCAAGTTGCTG ACTACATGAAGAAAAATCCTCATCTTGGAGATGAACCTATTGACATTGAGGATTTGGTCAATGTTGGAAGAAGATTTGGGCC GTGTCCTTATTATGTATCACGAGAGCTCCACAAGGTTGCTGATATATTATTTGCACCTTATAACTATCTTATTGATCGGAATCTTCGAAAAATTTTAGGTGTTGATTGGAACAACAGTATTCTCATATTTGATGAAGCTCACAATCTG GAAAGCTTATGTGCTGATGCAGCCTCTTTTGACTTGCCTTCTTGGCTTCTAACAGCTTGTATTTCTGAAGCAAAAAACTGTATTGACCTTTCTATAGCAAGGAGGGAAGAATCAAATGACAAATCACAGAATCCAGATAATTTTGCCATCCTTAAAG CACTTCTTTTAAAGCTTGAGAAGCGGATTGCTGAAGTGCCCATTCAGTCCAAAGAAATGGGATTTACTAGGCCTGGGCCTTACATCTATGAACTACTTGCTGATCTAAATGTCACGCATGAAACTACCTCTATGCTCACTAATATAATTGATGATGCTGCTGTGCTTCTTGAGGAAGAAAACCATAACAACGCAAAGGGGACTGTTTGCAGGCTGGAAAGCATTAATGAAATTCTTCATATAATTTTTAGAGATAAGGGCAATGCTCATGCAAAATTTTATCGT gTTCATGTGCAGGAAGTTGAAGCAAGTGCTGCAGATGGCTTAAAGG GTAAGGCATCAAGGACTCTCAGCTGGTGGTGTTTCAATCCAGGAATTGCCTTGGAAGAATTCCACAAGTTGGATGTGGGCTCAATCATATTGACATCTGGGACGTTGTCTCCCATGGATTCATTTGCGCAGGAACTGAAATT AGAATTTCCTGTTCGGTTGGAAAATCCTCACGTCATCACCCCAAGTCAGATATGGGCTGGAGTTGTATCAGCTGGCCCTTCTAGTTGCTCTTTCAATTCTTCTTACCGGAACCGTGATTCTGTAGAATACAAGCAAGAGCTTGGAAATGCTATTG TAAACTTTGCTCGAATTGTACCCGATGGACTGCTTGTATTCTTTTCGTCTTACTACATTATGGACCAATGCATTGGGTGCTGGAAGAATATG AGTCATGCAAATTCAACTACAATATGGGAAAGAATCTGCAAACATAAGAAACCTGTGATAGAACCTAGACAGTCTTCAATGTTTTCTTTGTCAATTGAG GACTATATGGCTAAGTTGAAGGACACCTCAGCTTCTggtgcaattttttttgctgTATGTCGTGGGAAG GTAAGTGAAGGACTAGATTTTGCTGACCAGGCTGGAAGAGCTGTAGTCATCACTGGTATGCCATTTGCTACGATGAATGATCCTAAG GTTCGTTTAAAACGTGAGTACTTGGATCAAGAGGGACAATCCCAAAGCAAAGTGTGTAAG GTTCTAACCGGAGAAGATTGGTATAATCAACAAGCATCACGAGCTGTGAATCAGGCTGTTGGACGTGTAATCCGTCATCGTCATGATTATGGAGCTATTATTTTCTGTGATGAaag GTTTGCACACCCATATCGACAATCCCAAATATCACTTTGGATACAGCCTCACATCAAG TGTTACTCCAAATTTGGGGATGTAGTTTTTACATTGACCCGGTTTTTTCGGGATGCAGGAGCTCGAGGTTCTACTCATCTAAGGTTAATACAAACAGAAAATAGAG GAGAAACAAAAGAGACGCAACCTGAGCAGCctccagaaatttttttcaccCTG GCAACACAAATGAGTCAAGATTCTTCTGTAAAGGCATTGTCTCCCATATGTGACACTAAAAGAGGCAATAGTTCAACTTCAAGCCAATTGGGAGAAGTTCTTCCTGCTAATCGCTCATCTCTTTCTCCCTTTAAGAGTCAATCTTTAATTTTGAAGCGTCCAAGTGATCTTATCAgcaatgagaaaaaaattttgatgcctGGAAGGAAAAATATGCAACATCATGAAATAACTGATATGACTGGTTATTCTATATTAAATGAAAAACcaagcaaagaaaaaattatagaacCTTGTTCTGCTAGGAAGCGTAAATTATTAAACATAGAAAATGCTGTGATGCAACAAATTGAAGTTTCTCATGATCAGTCATTTGGTGCAAAGAAGTTTGAAACAACTGGCCCTTTGGGTATCAATTCAGTTAATCTTGAGAATTTGCAAAATTCTGATGGCATCAGCACACAAAATACTCAAGTTGGTTCATCAGTACTGCATAAAGATCAAGGAACTTCTCAAGAGAAGCAAGCTCAGTTTTTCAGGCAGAAGAACAAAGGCATTCAGTCCAACCCTCTGCCCAGTGGTAACGAGGAATCCAGGGGATCTGCTTTTCTGATTCAG GTTAAAGAGAAGCTTAGTGctgaagaatataaaaaatttgtggagTTTATGAAGGCACTTAAGTCTAAAGTAATGaagataaatcaagttttacaaTCCATTGTGAGATTATTCTCTGGACCAGAGAGGCTTCATCTTCTTGAAAG
- the LOC126725516 gene encoding regulator of telomere elongation helicase 1 homolog isoform X5 translates to MPTYKIRGIDVDFPFEAYDSQLVYMEKVIQSLQQKCNALLESPTGTGKTLCLLCATLAWRKSLGGFSTGMGVRSSQSEGSISDVSPSQGARSKLPTIVYASRTHSQIRQVIQELKRTCYRPKMVVLGSREQLCIHDKVSLLRGKTQTNACRMLCRKRGKRTCAHHSQVADYMKKNPHLGDEPIDIEDLVNVGRRFGPCPYYVSRELHKVADILFAPYNYLIDRNLRKILGVDWNNSILIFDEAHNLESLCADAASFDLPSWLLTACISEAKNCIDLSIARREESNDKSQNPDNFAILKALLLKLEKRIAEVPIQSKEMGFTRPGPYIYELLADLNVTHETTSMLTNIIDDAAVLLEEENHNNAKGTVCRLESINEILHIIFRDKGNAHAKFYRVHVQEVEASAADGLKGKASRTLSWWCFNPGIALEEFHKLDVGSIILTSGTLSPMDSFAQELKLEFPVRLENPHVITPSQIWAGVVSAGPSSCSFNSSYRNRDSVEYKQELGNAIVNFARIVPDGLLVFFSSYYIMDQCIGCWKNMSHANSTTIWERICKHKKPVIEPRQSSMFSLSIEDYMAKLKDTSASGAIFFAVCRGKVSEGLDFADQAGRAVVITGMPFATMNDPKVRLKREYLDQEGQSQSKVCKVLTGEDWYNQQASRAVNQAVGRVIRHRHDYGAIIFCDERFAHPYRQSQISLWIQPHIKCYSKFGDVVFTLTRFFRDAGARGSTHLRLIQTENRGETKETQPEQPPEIFFTLATQMSQDSSVKALSPICDTKRGNSSTSSQLGEVLPANRSSLSPFKSQSLILKRPSDLISNEKKILMPGRKNMQHHEITDMTGYSILNEKPSKEKIIEPCSARKRKLLNIENAVMQQIEVSHDQSFGAKKFETTGPLGINSVNLENLQNSDGISTQNTQVGSSVLHKDQGTSQEKQAQFFRQKNKGIQSNPLPSGNEESRGSAFLIQV, encoded by the exons ATGCCGACGTACAAAATCAGAGGCATCGATGTGGATTTTCCATTCGAGGCCTACGATTCTCAGCTTGTTTACATGGAAAAAGTCATTCAGTCTCTCCAACAA AAATGCAATGCACTGTTGGAGAGCCCTACAGGAACTGGGAAAACATTGTGTCTTCTCTGCGCCACACTTGCTTGGAGGAAGAGTTTGGGGGGTTTCTCAACTGGTATGGGAGTAAGGAGCAGTCAGAGTGAAGGTAGCATATCAGATGTTTCTCCGTCACAGGGTGCTCGCTCAAAACTTCCCACCATAGTTTATGCTTCACGCACTCACAGCCAGATCCGGCAAGTTATTCAAGAATTAAAGAGAACCTGTTACAG GCCCAAAATGGTAGTATTAGGATCTCGTGAACAATTGTGCATTCATGATAAAGTGAGTTTGCTTCGtggaaaaacacaaacaaatgcCTGCCGTATGCTGTGTAGAAAGCGTGGAAAGCGTACTTGTGCCCATCATTCTCAAGTTGCTG ACTACATGAAGAAAAATCCTCATCTTGGAGATGAACCTATTGACATTGAGGATTTGGTCAATGTTGGAAGAAGATTTGGGCC GTGTCCTTATTATGTATCACGAGAGCTCCACAAGGTTGCTGATATATTATTTGCACCTTATAACTATCTTATTGATCGGAATCTTCGAAAAATTTTAGGTGTTGATTGGAACAACAGTATTCTCATATTTGATGAAGCTCACAATCTG GAAAGCTTATGTGCTGATGCAGCCTCTTTTGACTTGCCTTCTTGGCTTCTAACAGCTTGTATTTCTGAAGCAAAAAACTGTATTGACCTTTCTATAGCAAGGAGGGAAGAATCAAATGACAAATCACAGAATCCAGATAATTTTGCCATCCTTAAAG CACTTCTTTTAAAGCTTGAGAAGCGGATTGCTGAAGTGCCCATTCAGTCCAAAGAAATGGGATTTACTAGGCCTGGGCCTTACATCTATGAACTACTTGCTGATCTAAATGTCACGCATGAAACTACCTCTATGCTCACTAATATAATTGATGATGCTGCTGTGCTTCTTGAGGAAGAAAACCATAACAACGCAAAGGGGACTGTTTGCAGGCTGGAAAGCATTAATGAAATTCTTCATATAATTTTTAGAGATAAGGGCAATGCTCATGCAAAATTTTATCGT gTTCATGTGCAGGAAGTTGAAGCAAGTGCTGCAGATGGCTTAAAGG GTAAGGCATCAAGGACTCTCAGCTGGTGGTGTTTCAATCCAGGAATTGCCTTGGAAGAATTCCACAAGTTGGATGTGGGCTCAATCATATTGACATCTGGGACGTTGTCTCCCATGGATTCATTTGCGCAGGAACTGAAATT AGAATTTCCTGTTCGGTTGGAAAATCCTCACGTCATCACCCCAAGTCAGATATGGGCTGGAGTTGTATCAGCTGGCCCTTCTAGTTGCTCTTTCAATTCTTCTTACCGGAACCGTGATTCTGTAGAATACAAGCAAGAGCTTGGAAATGCTATTG TAAACTTTGCTCGAATTGTACCCGATGGACTGCTTGTATTCTTTTCGTCTTACTACATTATGGACCAATGCATTGGGTGCTGGAAGAATATG AGTCATGCAAATTCAACTACAATATGGGAAAGAATCTGCAAACATAAGAAACCTGTGATAGAACCTAGACAGTCTTCAATGTTTTCTTTGTCAATTGAG GACTATATGGCTAAGTTGAAGGACACCTCAGCTTCTggtgcaattttttttgctgTATGTCGTGGGAAG GTAAGTGAAGGACTAGATTTTGCTGACCAGGCTGGAAGAGCTGTAGTCATCACTGGTATGCCATTTGCTACGATGAATGATCCTAAG GTTCGTTTAAAACGTGAGTACTTGGATCAAGAGGGACAATCCCAAAGCAAAGTGTGTAAG GTTCTAACCGGAGAAGATTGGTATAATCAACAAGCATCACGAGCTGTGAATCAGGCTGTTGGACGTGTAATCCGTCATCGTCATGATTATGGAGCTATTATTTTCTGTGATGAaag GTTTGCACACCCATATCGACAATCCCAAATATCACTTTGGATACAGCCTCACATCAAG TGTTACTCCAAATTTGGGGATGTAGTTTTTACATTGACCCGGTTTTTTCGGGATGCAGGAGCTCGAGGTTCTACTCATCTAAGGTTAATACAAACAGAAAATAGAG GAGAAACAAAAGAGACGCAACCTGAGCAGCctccagaaatttttttcaccCTG GCAACACAAATGAGTCAAGATTCTTCTGTAAAGGCATTGTCTCCCATATGTGACACTAAAAGAGGCAATAGTTCAACTTCAAGCCAATTGGGAGAAGTTCTTCCTGCTAATCGCTCATCTCTTTCTCCCTTTAAGAGTCAATCTTTAATTTTGAAGCGTCCAAGTGATCTTATCAgcaatgagaaaaaaattttgatgcctGGAAGGAAAAATATGCAACATCATGAAATAACTGATATGACTGGTTATTCTATATTAAATGAAAAACcaagcaaagaaaaaattatagaacCTTGTTCTGCTAGGAAGCGTAAATTATTAAACATAGAAAATGCTGTGATGCAACAAATTGAAGTTTCTCATGATCAGTCATTTGGTGCAAAGAAGTTTGAAACAACTGGCCCTTTGGGTATCAATTCAGTTAATCTTGAGAATTTGCAAAATTCTGATGGCATCAGCACACAAAATACTCAAGTTGGTTCATCAGTACTGCATAAAGATCAAGGAACTTCTCAAGAGAAGCAAGCTCAGTTTTTCAGGCAGAAGAACAAAGGCATTCAGTCCAACCCTCTGCCCAGTGGTAACGAGGAATCCAGGGGATCTGCTTTTCTGATTCAG
- the LOC126725516 gene encoding regulator of telomere elongation helicase 1 homolog isoform X6: MPTYKIRGIDVDFPFEAYDSQLVYMEKVIQSLQQKCNALLESPTGTGKTLCLLCATLAWRKSLGGFSTGMGVRSSQSEGSISDVSPSQGARSKLPTIVYASRTHSQIRQVIQELKRTCYRPKMVVLGSREQLCIHDKVSLLRGKTQTNACRMLCRKRGKRTCAHHSQVADYMKKNPHLGDEPIDIEDLVNVGRRFGPCPYYVSRELHKVADILFAPYNYLIDRNLRKILGVDWNNSILIFDEAHNLESLCADAASFDLPSWLLTACISEAKNCIDLSIARREESNDKSQNPDNFAILKALLLKLEKRIAEVPIQSKEMGFTRPGPYIYELLADLNVTHETTSMLTNIIDDAAVLLEEENHNNAKGTVCRLESINEILHIIFRDKGNAHAKFYRVHVQEVEASAADGLKGKASRTLSWWCFNPGIALEEFHKLDVGSIILTSGTLSPMDSFAQELKLEFPVRLENPHVITPSQIWAGVVSAGPSSCSFNSSYRNRDSVEYKQELGNAIVNFARIVPDGLLVFFSSYYIMDQCIGCWKNMSHANSTTIWERICKHKKPVIEPRQSSMFSLSIEDYMAKLKDTSASGAIFFAVCRGKVSEGLDFADQAGRAVVITGMPFATMNDPKVRLKREYLDQEGQSQSKVCKVLTGEDWYNQQASRAVNQAVGRVIRHRHDYGAIIFCDERFAHPYRQSQISLWIQPHIKCYSKFGDVVFTLTRFFRDAGARGSTHLRLIQTENRGETKETQPEQPPEIFFTLVNPGLFICEDVRT, translated from the exons ATGCCGACGTACAAAATCAGAGGCATCGATGTGGATTTTCCATTCGAGGCCTACGATTCTCAGCTTGTTTACATGGAAAAAGTCATTCAGTCTCTCCAACAA AAATGCAATGCACTGTTGGAGAGCCCTACAGGAACTGGGAAAACATTGTGTCTTCTCTGCGCCACACTTGCTTGGAGGAAGAGTTTGGGGGGTTTCTCAACTGGTATGGGAGTAAGGAGCAGTCAGAGTGAAGGTAGCATATCAGATGTTTCTCCGTCACAGGGTGCTCGCTCAAAACTTCCCACCATAGTTTATGCTTCACGCACTCACAGCCAGATCCGGCAAGTTATTCAAGAATTAAAGAGAACCTGTTACAG GCCCAAAATGGTAGTATTAGGATCTCGTGAACAATTGTGCATTCATGATAAAGTGAGTTTGCTTCGtggaaaaacacaaacaaatgcCTGCCGTATGCTGTGTAGAAAGCGTGGAAAGCGTACTTGTGCCCATCATTCTCAAGTTGCTG ACTACATGAAGAAAAATCCTCATCTTGGAGATGAACCTATTGACATTGAGGATTTGGTCAATGTTGGAAGAAGATTTGGGCC GTGTCCTTATTATGTATCACGAGAGCTCCACAAGGTTGCTGATATATTATTTGCACCTTATAACTATCTTATTGATCGGAATCTTCGAAAAATTTTAGGTGTTGATTGGAACAACAGTATTCTCATATTTGATGAAGCTCACAATCTG GAAAGCTTATGTGCTGATGCAGCCTCTTTTGACTTGCCTTCTTGGCTTCTAACAGCTTGTATTTCTGAAGCAAAAAACTGTATTGACCTTTCTATAGCAAGGAGGGAAGAATCAAATGACAAATCACAGAATCCAGATAATTTTGCCATCCTTAAAG CACTTCTTTTAAAGCTTGAGAAGCGGATTGCTGAAGTGCCCATTCAGTCCAAAGAAATGGGATTTACTAGGCCTGGGCCTTACATCTATGAACTACTTGCTGATCTAAATGTCACGCATGAAACTACCTCTATGCTCACTAATATAATTGATGATGCTGCTGTGCTTCTTGAGGAAGAAAACCATAACAACGCAAAGGGGACTGTTTGCAGGCTGGAAAGCATTAATGAAATTCTTCATATAATTTTTAGAGATAAGGGCAATGCTCATGCAAAATTTTATCGT gTTCATGTGCAGGAAGTTGAAGCAAGTGCTGCAGATGGCTTAAAGG GTAAGGCATCAAGGACTCTCAGCTGGTGGTGTTTCAATCCAGGAATTGCCTTGGAAGAATTCCACAAGTTGGATGTGGGCTCAATCATATTGACATCTGGGACGTTGTCTCCCATGGATTCATTTGCGCAGGAACTGAAATT AGAATTTCCTGTTCGGTTGGAAAATCCTCACGTCATCACCCCAAGTCAGATATGGGCTGGAGTTGTATCAGCTGGCCCTTCTAGTTGCTCTTTCAATTCTTCTTACCGGAACCGTGATTCTGTAGAATACAAGCAAGAGCTTGGAAATGCTATTG TAAACTTTGCTCGAATTGTACCCGATGGACTGCTTGTATTCTTTTCGTCTTACTACATTATGGACCAATGCATTGGGTGCTGGAAGAATATG AGTCATGCAAATTCAACTACAATATGGGAAAGAATCTGCAAACATAAGAAACCTGTGATAGAACCTAGACAGTCTTCAATGTTTTCTTTGTCAATTGAG GACTATATGGCTAAGTTGAAGGACACCTCAGCTTCTggtgcaattttttttgctgTATGTCGTGGGAAG GTAAGTGAAGGACTAGATTTTGCTGACCAGGCTGGAAGAGCTGTAGTCATCACTGGTATGCCATTTGCTACGATGAATGATCCTAAG GTTCGTTTAAAACGTGAGTACTTGGATCAAGAGGGACAATCCCAAAGCAAAGTGTGTAAG GTTCTAACCGGAGAAGATTGGTATAATCAACAAGCATCACGAGCTGTGAATCAGGCTGTTGGACGTGTAATCCGTCATCGTCATGATTATGGAGCTATTATTTTCTGTGATGAaag GTTTGCACACCCATATCGACAATCCCAAATATCACTTTGGATACAGCCTCACATCAAG TGTTACTCCAAATTTGGGGATGTAGTTTTTACATTGACCCGGTTTTTTCGGGATGCAGGAGCTCGAGGTTCTACTCATCTAAGGTTAATACAAACAGAAAATAGAG